A section of the Saliniramus fredricksonii genome encodes:
- a CDS encoding phosphatidylserine decarboxylase: MTVTAVRRKREWFVCACHHVSATMWLSRHIPGPGPAIAPFVCRGRRAAIRGEGFEDRPKPVMQRPCRGAGRSAPPYPPPCLPPCLPEARIFCAIAGEAPVQDEAMSLIDSARKVLVPIHKEGYPYIAIAALATLILAFIWQPLGWIAAIITAWVCYFFRDPPRVTPIRDGLVVSPADGTVSMVTVAEPPPELSLAPQQMLRISVFMNVFDCHVNRSPVTGRIVKQVYTPGLFLNAELDKASDDNERNGLVIETPAATIGVVQIAGLVARRIVSFVKEGETLGAGDRFGLIRFGSRLDIYLPADTVALVDVGQTAVAGETVLADLRSQEPQRLFRGS, translated from the coding sequence ATGACTGTTACTGCTGTGAGGCGGAAGCGCGAATGGTTTGTGTGCGCCTGCCATCATGTTTCGGCCACAATGTGGCTTTCCCGCCACATTCCCGGGCCCGGGCCGGCGATCGCCCCCTTCGTTTGCAGGGGGCGGCGCGCCGCGATTCGCGGGGAGGGGTTTGAGGATCGGCCGAAACCGGTTATGCAACGGCCCTGTCGTGGCGCAGGCCGGTCCGCGCCGCCGTATCCGCCGCCGTGTCTGCCGCCATGTCTGCCGGAGGCGCGCATCTTTTGCGCCATTGCCGGAGAGGCTCCTGTTCAGGATGAAGCGATGTCGCTGATCGATTCCGCCCGCAAGGTTCTGGTGCCCATCCACAAGGAGGGCTACCCCTATATCGCCATCGCCGCATTGGCGACCCTGATCCTGGCATTCATCTGGCAGCCGCTGGGCTGGATCGCGGCGATCATCACGGCCTGGGTGTGCTATTTCTTCCGCGACCCGCCGCGCGTCACACCGATCCGCGACGGTCTCGTGGTGTCGCCCGCCGACGGGACGGTCAGCATGGTCACCGTCGCCGAGCCGCCGCCGGAACTCTCTCTGGCGCCGCAGCAGATGCTGCGGATCTCGGTCTTCATGAACGTCTTCGATTGCCATGTGAACCGCTCGCCGGTCACCGGGCGTATCGTGAAGCAGGTCTACACGCCGGGCCTCTTCCTCAATGCCGAACTCGACAAGGCCAGTGACGACAACGAGCGCAACGGGCTCGTGATCGAGACCCCCGCCGCCACGATCGGCGTGGTGCAGATCGCGGGGCTGGTGGCGCGGCGCATCGTCAGCTTCGTCAAGGAGGGCGAGACGCTGGGCGCCGGTGATCGCTTCGGGCTGATCCGTTTCGGATCGCGGCTCGACATTTACCTGCCGGCGGATACGGTGGCGCTCGTCGATGTCGGCCAGACGGCGGTCGCCGGTGAGACGGTGCTTGCCGATCTGCGATCGCAAGAGCCGCAGCGACTGTTTCGCGGCAGCTGA
- a CDS encoding L,D-transpeptidase produces MQLFRFLAVIALSLGLAGCFQTVPDPDVSARDAQFMALVPDTPLEPKFQRYKVDYRGKEEPGTIVVDTRARLLYLVLEEDKAIRYGVAVGDEAYGWTGTARIARRAEWPSWSPTQSMRERWPHVRAMQGGPMNPMGARALYLYEGNRDTLYRIHGTNEPESIGRAASSGCIRMRNIDVIDLYNRVQVGARVVVR; encoded by the coding sequence ATGCAGCTCTTTCGCTTTCTGGCGGTGATCGCCCTTTCGCTCGGCCTGGCCGGTTGTTTCCAGACCGTGCCGGATCCCGATGTCTCGGCGCGCGACGCGCAATTCATGGCGCTCGTGCCGGATACGCCGCTGGAGCCGAAATTCCAGCGCTACAAGGTCGATTATCGCGGCAAGGAAGAGCCCGGCACCATCGTCGTCGATACCCGCGCGCGCCTGCTCTACCTTGTCCTCGAGGAAGACAAGGCCATCCGCTACGGTGTCGCCGTCGGCGACGAAGCCTATGGCTGGACCGGCACCGCCCGCATCGCGCGGCGCGCCGAATGGCCGAGCTGGAGTCCGACCCAATCCATGCGCGAGCGCTGGCCCCATGTCCGCGCCATGCAGGGCGGCCCGATGAATCCCATGGGCGCCCGCGCGCTCTACCTCTATGAAGGCAACCGCGACACCCTCTACCGCATCCACGGCACCAACGAACCCGAAAGCATAGGCCGCGCCGCCTCCTCCGGCTGCATCCGCATGCGGAATATCGATGTGATCGATTTGTATAACCGGGTGCAGGTGGGGGCGCGGGTGGTTGTGCGGTGA
- a CDS encoding cation diffusion facilitator family transporter, translating into MINSVNMAWLTIAVAVIVFAIKLLAWWLTGSVALFSDALESIVNIVGGSVALVALRIATKPPDAEHPYGHHKAEYFSAILSGVFIILAALAILHAAIRGLMDPQPLQAPLGGLALAIVATILNGGWALMLRKRGRALRSPALLAESGHLMTDVWTSIGVVAGFALVAVTGWLILDPLVAIAVALNILWSGWKLLHQSADGLMDRAVSDAERAQISAIVTANGEGALEAHDLKTRHAGSATFIEFHLVVPRAMTVEESHDICDRIERAIRREIEGAMITIHVEPDPKVEEAPCIPIADGGG; encoded by the coding sequence ATGATCAACAGCGTCAACATGGCATGGCTGACCATTGCGGTCGCCGTCATCGTCTTCGCGATCAAGCTCCTCGCCTGGTGGCTGACGGGCAGCGTGGCGCTGTTTTCCGATGCGCTGGAAAGCATTGTCAACATCGTCGGCGGGAGCGTGGCGCTGGTCGCGCTGCGCATTGCCACCAAGCCGCCCGATGCCGAGCACCCTTACGGCCATCACAAGGCGGAATATTTCTCGGCGATTCTCTCCGGCGTCTTCATCATCCTCGCCGCGCTCGCGATCCTGCATGCGGCGATCAGGGGGCTGATGGATCCGCAGCCCTTGCAGGCGCCTTTGGGCGGCCTCGCCCTCGCCATCGTGGCGACCATTCTCAATGGCGGCTGGGCGCTCATGCTGCGCAAGCGGGGCCGGGCCTTGCGCTCGCCCGCGCTGCTGGCCGAGAGCGGCCATCTGATGACCGATGTCTGGACCTCGATCGGCGTCGTCGCCGGTTTCGCGCTGGTGGCCGTGACCGGCTGGCTGATCCTCGATCCGCTTGTCGCCATCGCGGTCGCGCTCAATATCCTGTGGAGCGGCTGGAAGCTGTTGCACCAATCCGCCGACGGGCTGATGGACCGCGCCGTCTCCGACGCCGAGCGCGCGCAGATCAGCGCCATCGTCACCGCGAACGGGGAGGGCGCGCTGGAAGCCCACGACCTGAAAACCCGCCACGCCGGCAGCGCCACCTTCATCGAATTCCACCTCGTCGTCCCCCGCGCCATGACCGTGGAAGAATCCCACGACATCTGCGACCGCATCGAACGCGCCATCCGCCGCGAGATCGAAGGCGCGATGATCACGATCCATGTGGAGCCGGACCCGAAGGTGGAGGAGGCGCCGTGTATTCCGATTGCGGATGGGGGTGGGTGA
- a CDS encoding NAD(P)H-dependent oxidoreductase produces the protein MTKRIAIMQGHPDPQGGHFCHALAESYRAGASAAGHVANIIDTAAMDLPHIRNQAQWKAPPTDEAVLRMQAIVGAADHLVIIYPLWLGDMPAILKSALEHLSCGGFVMAIDADGHWQQKLKGKSARVVVTMGMPALVYRLYFLSHSLKSLERNILRFAGMKPVRTTLMGRVEGEGRAAQREAWLAQMRSLGAGAA, from the coding sequence ATGACGAAACGCATCGCGATCATGCAGGGGCATCCGGATCCGCAAGGCGGGCATTTCTGCCATGCGCTGGCGGAATCCTATCGCGCGGGCGCTTCAGCCGCGGGGCATGTGGCGAACATCATCGACACCGCCGCGATGGACCTGCCCCATATCCGCAACCAGGCGCAATGGAAGGCGCCGCCGACGGACGAGGCGGTCCTGCGCATGCAGGCCATTGTCGGCGCAGCCGATCATCTGGTGATCATCTACCCGCTCTGGCTGGGCGACATGCCGGCCATCCTCAAATCGGCGCTCGAACACCTCTCCTGCGGCGGTTTCGTCATGGCGATCGACGCGGACGGGCACTGGCAGCAGAAGCTGAAGGGCAAATCGGCCCGGGTGGTGGTGACGATGGGCATGCCGGCCCTGGTCTACCGGTTGTATTTCCTGTCGCATTCGCTCAAGAGTCTGGAGCGCAACATTCTCAGATTCGCCGGAATGAAGCCGGTGCGCACGACATTGATGGGGCGTGTCGAGGGGGAAGGGCGCGCGGCGCAGCGCGAGGCCTGGCTGGCGCAGATGCGCAGCCTCGGGGCCGGGGCGGCGTGA
- a CDS encoding YqaA family protein, translated as MLRRLYYWTLSLAARPWAPWGLGAVSFTESSVFPIPPDAMLVPMALARPDQAFFYAFITTITSVAGGLFGYLIGALLYESVGLWVIELYGLENKAENFRMLFAEHGHWTIMIAGFTPIPYKLITITSGFAAYDIWMFILLSLLTRGARFFLLATLLYNFGDWIRGFIDRHFALLTTLVAVVGVLGFVLVRYLI; from the coding sequence ATGCTCAGACGTCTGTATTACTGGACCCTGTCACTCGCCGCGCGACCATGGGCGCCGTGGGGTCTCGGCGCGGTCTCGTTCACGGAGAGCTCCGTCTTTCCGATCCCGCCGGATGCCATGCTGGTTCCGATGGCACTGGCGCGGCCCGATCAGGCCTTCTTCTATGCCTTTATCACGACCATCACCTCCGTTGCAGGCGGCCTGTTCGGTTATCTCATCGGCGCCCTGCTCTACGAATCGGTCGGGCTCTGGGTGATCGAACTCTACGGGCTGGAGAACAAGGCCGAGAACTTCCGGATGCTGTTTGCCGAGCACGGCCACTGGACCATCATGATCGCCGGCTTCACGCCGATCCCCTACAAGCTGATCACCATCACCTCCGGCTTTGCCGCCTACGATATCTGGATGTTCATCCTGCTTTCGCTGTTGACGCGCGGCGCGCGCTTCTTTCTGCTGGCGACGCTGCTCTACAATTTCGGCGACTGGATCCGCGGTTTCATCGATCGCCATTTCGCCTTGTTGACGACGCTCGTGGCCGTCGTCGGCGTGCTCGGCTTCGTTCTCGTGCGCTATCTGATCTGA
- a CDS encoding disulfide bond formation protein B, protein MQIIGLLAIHRGIALAIALMGIATIAAALWFEHVVELQPCLLCLYQRWPYYAAIPLALAITLLAREPGPARAGLALIGLIFLAGTGLALYHVGVEMGVFLGPTGCGGEAAARATDMDDFRRQLETVRVIDCSQPAWIFLGISMAGWNAVISFTIALIAFASAATSSGKIALTD, encoded by the coding sequence GTGCAGATTATCGGCCTCCTCGCCATCCATCGCGGCATCGCGCTCGCCATCGCGCTGATGGGCATTGCGACGATCGCCGCAGCTTTGTGGTTCGAGCATGTGGTGGAGCTGCAGCCCTGTCTGTTGTGCCTGTATCAGCGCTGGCCGTATTACGCCGCGATCCCGCTTGCCCTCGCCATCACCCTGCTTGCGCGGGAGCCCGGCCCCGCCCGCGCCGGCCTCGCATTGATCGGGCTGATCTTTCTCGCCGGAACGGGGCTCGCGCTCTATCACGTCGGTGTCGAGATGGGTGTCTTTCTCGGCCCCACCGGCTGCGGCGGCGAGGCGGCGGCACGCGCCACCGACATGGACGATTTCAGACGCCAGCTCGAAACGGTGCGCGTGATCGACTGCTCGCAGCCCGCCTGGATCTTCCTCGGCATCTCCATGGCCGGCTGGAATGCCGTGATCTCCTTCACCATCGCGCTCATCGCTTTCGCAAGCGCCGCAACCTCATCCGGCAAGATCGCGTTGACTGACTGA
- a CDS encoding L-threonylcarbamoyladenylate synthase, with protein sequence MLFGDDAGIARAATLVRAGACVALPTETVYGLAADATDARAVAGIYEAKGRPRFNPLIAHCADFAGAVREGVFDAHARRLAEAFWPGPLTLVVPLAETARVSDLARAGLPSIALRVPDHPVATALLRAVDRPLAAPSANPSGRISPTEAAHVAHDMAGRIAAILDGGETRVGLESTIIACLGGAPRLLRPGGVSREALEAVLGFALADDSSASGAPSAPVAPGMLTSHYAPRARVRLNAETIEPDEAALLFGTVSPRGIDEAVAARNLSESGDLREAAANLFGAMRALDETGAAGIAVTPIPEHGLGAAIMDRLRRAAADRG encoded by the coding sequence ATGCTCTTCGGCGATGATGCCGGCATCGCGCGGGCGGCGACTCTCGTGCGCGCCGGGGCCTGCGTCGCACTGCCGACGGAAACGGTCTACGGGCTTGCCGCCGATGCCACGGATGCACGTGCCGTGGCCGGGATCTACGAGGCGAAGGGGCGCCCGCGCTTCAATCCGCTGATCGCCCATTGCGCCGATTTCGCCGGCGCCGTCCGCGAGGGCGTGTTCGACGCACATGCCCGCCGCCTCGCCGAGGCCTTCTGGCCGGGCCCGCTGACCCTGGTGGTGCCGCTGGCCGAGACCGCCCGCGTCAGCGATCTCGCCCGCGCCGGCCTGCCGAGCATCGCCTTGCGCGTTCCCGATCATCCGGTGGCGACGGCACTCCTGCGCGCCGTCGACAGGCCGCTTGCCGCCCCCTCCGCCAACCCGTCCGGGCGGATCAGCCCAACCGAAGCGGCCCATGTGGCGCATGATATGGCCGGCAGGATCGCCGCGATTCTCGATGGCGGCGAGACGCGGGTCGGGCTCGAATCCACCATCATTGCCTGCCTCGGCGGGGCGCCGCGCCTGTTGCGGCCCGGCGGTGTGTCGCGCGAGGCGCTCGAGGCGGTACTCGGATTTGCCTTGGCCGATGATTCATCTGCATCCGGCGCGCCGTCTGCGCCGGTCGCGCCGGGCATGCTGACGAGCCATTACGCCCCGCGCGCGCGGGTACGGCTGAACGCAGAGACGATCGAACCGGACGAGGCGGCGCTGCTCTTTGGAACGGTCTCCCCGCGCGGCATCGACGAAGCGGTCGCGGCGAGAAATCTGAGCGAAAGCGGCGATCTGCGCGAGGCTGCGGCCAATCTCTTCGGCGCCATGCGCGCGCTTGACGAAACGGGGGCCGCCGGCATCGCCGTGACCCCCATTCCGGAGCATGGTCTTGGCGCGGCGATCATGGATCGCCTGCGCCGCGCCGCCGCCGATCGCGGTTGA
- the wrbA gene encoding NAD(P)H:quinone oxidoreductase, protein MARVLVLYYSSYGHIETMAGAVAEGAREAGAEVTIKRVPELVPQEVAQQSGYKLDQAAPIATVEELADYDAVIFGTGTRFGNMTAQMKNFIDQAGGLWAQGKLIGKVGAVFTSTATQHGGQESTILSFHTVLLHLGFVIVGLPYSFTGQMGYDEVMGNSPYGASTIAGGDGSRQPSQVELDGARFQGRHVAEIAAKLAG, encoded by the coding sequence ATGGCACGCGTTCTCGTTCTCTATTATTCTTCCTATGGCCATATCGAAACGATGGCTGGCGCCGTGGCGGAGGGCGCCCGCGAAGCCGGGGCCGAGGTCACCATCAAGCGTGTCCCGGAGCTGGTGCCGCAGGAGGTTGCGCAGCAAAGCGGTTACAAGCTCGACCAGGCGGCGCCGATCGCGACCGTGGAAGAACTCGCCGATTACGACGCGGTGATCTTCGGCACCGGGACGCGTTTCGGCAACATGACCGCGCAGATGAAGAACTTCATCGACCAGGCCGGCGGGCTCTGGGCGCAGGGCAAGCTGATCGGCAAGGTCGGCGCGGTCTTCACCTCGACCGCGACGCAGCATGGCGGCCAGGAATCGACCATCCTGAGCTTCCATACCGTTCTCCTGCATCTCGGCTTCGTCATCGTCGGCCTGCCCTACAGCTTTACCGGTCAGATGGGCTATGACGAAGTGATGGGCAATTCGCCCTATGGTGCCTCGACCATCGCCGGCGGCGACGGCTCGCGTCAGCCTTCGCAGGTCGAGCTCGACGGTGCGCGTTTTCAGGGCCGGCATGTGGCGGAAATCGCAGCGAAACTCGCGGGTTGA
- a CDS encoding LysR family transcriptional regulator, with product MTLPQQIPWDEFRLVRIIAESRGLTGAAEVLGVNHSTVFRRLGQLEDTLQVKLFERHRTGYVLTTAGEEMAALAERMDEDVAAFTRRLAGQSIAPAGELRVTTNDSLLVHLLTPIFAAFTRAYPEIRLDVVLANQALNLSKRDADVAIRATDNPPETLVGRRVATIAWALYAHRADVPDPSAVDLIDLFAKRWVSLGDNLAGLKVTRYIAEHVAPEHIVYRVNTVLGLAEAIGARAGLGPLPCFIAGQNPDLVRLAPPREDFSAGLWVLTHPDLRHAARVRAFLDFVNAAIVAQRPMIEGRDDPDGST from the coding sequence ATGACACTTCCCCAGCAGATCCCCTGGGATGAATTCCGCCTCGTGCGCATCATCGCCGAATCACGCGGTCTGACCGGCGCGGCAGAAGTGCTTGGCGTCAATCATTCGACGGTCTTCCGCCGCCTTGGCCAGCTCGAAGACACCTTGCAGGTCAAGCTGTTCGAGCGTCACCGCACCGGCTATGTCCTGACCACGGCGGGTGAGGAGATGGCGGCGCTGGCCGAGCGCATGGACGAGGATGTCGCCGCTTTCACGCGCCGGCTCGCCGGCCAGTCGATCGCACCGGCAGGCGAATTGCGGGTCACGACCAATGATTCGCTCCTGGTGCATCTGCTGACGCCGATCTTTGCCGCGTTCACGCGCGCCTATCCCGAGATTCGCCTCGACGTGGTGCTCGCCAACCAGGCGCTGAACCTGTCGAAGCGCGATGCCGATGTCGCCATTCGCGCCACCGACAACCCGCCGGAAACGCTGGTCGGACGGCGCGTCGCGACAATTGCCTGGGCGCTCTATGCGCATCGCGCGGATGTACCCGACCCTTCTGCTGTCGATCTGATCGATCTGTTCGCGAAGCGCTGGGTCTCGCTGGGCGACAATCTCGCCGGACTCAAGGTGACGCGCTACATCGCCGAACACGTTGCCCCGGAGCATATTGTCTACCGGGTGAACACGGTGCTCGGCCTCGCCGAGGCCATCGGCGCGCGGGCCGGGCTCGGCCCCCTGCCCTGCTTCATCGCCGGGCAGAACCCCGATCTGGTGCGCCTTGCCCCGCCACGGGAGGATTTCTCCGCCGGGTTATGGGTGCTCACCCATCCCGATCTGCGCCACGCCGCCCGGGTGCGCGCCTTCCTGGATTTCGTCAATGCCGCCATCGTCGCGCAACGCCCCATGATCGAGGGGCGCGATGATCCCGATGGCAGCACCTGA
- a CDS encoding N-carbamoylsarcosine amidohydrolase: protein MNDSRERNYAGVFDNRLGFGARPALIVIDFLQGYTSPGAPLFAEGVVRAVDESVALIAAARVAGLPVIHTRVLFHASGLDGGLFARKVPVLRSLVPGEPLAEFDPRVAPQEDELVIVKNYASAFFGTSLAATLTAAGIDTAILIGCSTSGCIRATAIDAIQHGFRPIVPRECVGDRHDGPHEANLFDINAKYGDVVDKAEVLSYLAQRFAGDA, encoded by the coding sequence ATGAACGACAGCCGTGAGCGCAATTACGCCGGCGTATTCGACAACCGCCTCGGCTTCGGGGCACGACCGGCGCTGATCGTGATCGATTTCCTGCAGGGCTACACCAGCCCCGGCGCTCCGCTCTTTGCCGAAGGCGTCGTGCGCGCGGTCGATGAGAGCGTGGCGCTGATCGCGGCTGCGCGCGTGGCCGGGCTTCCGGTCATCCATACCCGCGTGCTCTTCCATGCTTCCGGTCTGGATGGCGGCCTGTTCGCGCGCAAGGTCCCGGTTCTGCGCAGCCTTGTGCCAGGGGAGCCACTGGCGGAATTCGACCCGCGCGTTGCGCCGCAGGAAGACGAGTTGGTCATCGTCAAGAATTATGCAAGCGCGTTCTTCGGCACGAGCCTCGCCGCAACGCTCACGGCGGCGGGCATCGACACCGCCATCCTGATCGGCTGCTCGACCAGCGGCTGCATCCGCGCCACCGCCATCGACGCGATCCAGCACGGGTTCCGCCCGATCGTGCCACGCGAATGCGTCGGCGATCGCCATGACGGGCCGCATGAGGCCAACCTCTTCGATATCAACGCAAAGTATGGTGATGTGGTCGACAAGGCCGAGGTGCTGTCATACCTCGCACAGCGCTTTGCAGGCGACGCCTGA
- a CDS encoding hydroxymethylglutaryl-CoA lyase, whose protein sequence is MAEVTLVEVAPRDGIQNEPTILDRAMKQALIGKLVAAGLRRIEVTSFVNPKRVPQMAGAGDLVSALRDDPAMAVAKPSLSALALNLRGAREAIAAGVDEVTYVVVASETFNQRNQGVPIAETLAQWRDVRAAAREAGCMTSLTIAAAFGCPFEGEVDPGRPAAIAAELAAADALPDEIALADTIGVAAPGDVTTRFALLREALPDLPLRAHFHNTRNTGLANAVTAIASGVTALDASVGGFGGCPFAPAATGNVPSEDLTYMLQRMGHLGGIDLDALIATGNWLGEQLGKQPPALLGRAGTFPGNLGKAA, encoded by the coding sequence ATGGCAGAAGTCACGCTCGTCGAGGTCGCCCCGCGCGACGGCATCCAGAACGAACCGACAATCCTTGATCGTGCGATGAAACAGGCCCTGATCGGCAAGCTCGTGGCCGCCGGGCTGCGCCGCATCGAGGTAACGAGCTTCGTCAATCCCAAACGCGTCCCGCAAATGGCTGGCGCCGGCGACCTCGTTTCGGCTTTGCGTGATGATCCCGCCATGGCTGTCGCGAAACCGTCCCTTTCAGCGCTCGCGCTCAACCTGCGCGGTGCGCGTGAAGCCATCGCGGCGGGTGTGGACGAGGTGACCTATGTCGTCGTTGCCAGTGAGACCTTCAACCAGCGCAACCAGGGCGTCCCGATCGCCGAGACACTGGCGCAATGGCGCGATGTCCGCGCGGCGGCTCGCGAGGCCGGCTGCATGACGAGCCTCACCATTGCCGCCGCTTTCGGCTGTCCCTTCGAGGGCGAGGTCGATCCGGGCCGCCCGGCCGCCATCGCCGCCGAACTCGCGGCGGCGGATGCGCTGCCGGACGAGATCGCGCTGGCCGATACGATCGGCGTCGCCGCGCCCGGCGACGTGACCACCCGCTTCGCCCTGCTGCGGGAGGCTTTGCCGGACCTGCCCCTGCGCGCGCATTTCCACAATACCCGTAATACCGGTCTCGCCAATGCCGTGACTGCAATCGCATCCGGCGTCACGGCGCTCGACGCCTCCGTCGGCGGTTTCGGCGGCTGCCCCTTCGCGCCGGCGGCGACCGGCAACGTGCCGAGTGAGGATCTCACCTACATGCTGCAGCGCATGGGGCATCTGGGCGGCATCGATCTCGACGCGCTGATCGCCACGGGCAACTGGCTCGGCGAGCAGCTCGGCAAGCAGCCGCCCGCCCTGCTCGGTCGCGCCGGCACCTTCCCCGGAAATCTCGGCAAGGCTGCCTGA
- a CDS encoding UDP-glucose dehydrogenase family protein translates to MRITMIGTGYVGLVSGACFADFGHEVVCVDKDERKIAMLQAGEMPIYEPGLAELVARNVAQKRLSFTTELAPAVAQAEAVFIGVGTPSRRGDGHADLTYVYAAAREIAHAMEGFTVIVTKSTVPVGTGDEVERIIREERPDADFAVVSNPEFLREGAAISDFKRPDRIVIGIEDERAREPMIQAYRPLHLNHSPMLFTGRRTAELTKYAGNAFLATKITFINEIADLCEKVGANVQDVARGIGLDNRIGSKFLHAGPGFGGSCFPKDTLALIKTAQDNDAPIRIVETVAAVNDTRKRAMGRKVVKACGGDVHGKRIAILGLTFKPNTDDMRDSPAIAIIRTLQDMGARVTAYDPEGIEQARQVLDDVTYADDPYSCTEGADALVIVTEWDAFRALDLGRMKALMKAPVLVDLRNIYRADDVAALGFSYTSVGR, encoded by the coding sequence ATGCGCATCACGATGATCGGTACGGGCTATGTCGGGCTCGTCTCTGGGGCCTGCTTCGCCGATTTTGGGCACGAAGTGGTCTGTGTCGACAAGGATGAGCGCAAGATTGCCATGCTGCAGGCGGGCGAGATGCCGATCTACGAGCCGGGGCTCGCGGAGCTCGTGGCACGCAACGTCGCCCAGAAACGGCTTTCCTTCACCACCGAGCTTGCGCCCGCCGTGGCGCAGGCCGAAGCGGTCTTCATCGGCGTGGGCACGCCCTCGCGCCGGGGCGACGGCCATGCCGATCTGACCTATGTCTACGCCGCCGCCCGCGAGATCGCCCATGCGATGGAGGGTTTTACGGTGATCGTGACCAAATCCACCGTACCCGTCGGCACCGGCGACGAGGTCGAGCGCATCATCCGCGAGGAGCGTCCGGATGCGGATTTCGCGGTGGTCTCCAACCCGGAATTCCTGCGTGAAGGCGCCGCGATCAGCGATTTCAAGCGGCCCGACCGCATCGTCATCGGCATCGAGGATGAGCGCGCCCGCGAACCAATGATCCAGGCCTATCGCCCGCTGCATCTCAACCATTCGCCGATGCTCTTCACCGGGCGGCGCACGGCCGAGCTGACGAAATATGCCGGCAACGCCTTTCTCGCCACCAAGATCACCTTCATCAACGAGATCGCGGATCTGTGCGAGAAGGTCGGCGCGAATGTCCAGGATGTCGCCCGCGGCATCGGCCTCGATAACCGCATCGGCTCGAAATTCCTGCATGCCGGTCCCGGCTTCGGCGGCTCCTGCTTCCCCAAGGATACGCTGGCCCTGATCAAGACCGCGCAGGACAATGACGCGCCGATCCGCATCGTCGAGACGGTCGCGGCGGTCAACGATACGCGCAAACGCGCCATGGGCCGCAAGGTCGTCAAGGCCTGCGGCGGCGACGTCCACGGCAAGCGTATTGCCATTCTCGGCCTGACCTTCAAGCCCAATACCGACGACATGCGCGATTCGCCCGCCATCGCCATCATCCGCACGCTTCAGGATATGGGCGCAAGGGTGACGGCCTATGATCCTGAGGGGATCGAACAGGCAAGACAGGTGCTTGATGATGTCACTTACGCCGACGATCCCTATTCCTGCACCGAGGGCGCCGATGCGCTCGTCATCGTCACCGAATGGGACGCCTTCCGTGCCCTCGATCTCGGGCGCATGAAGGCGCTCATGAAGGCGCCGGTCCTGGTCGATCTGCGCAATATCTACCGCGCCGACGACGTCGCGGCGCTCGGTTTCAGCTATACGAGCGTCGGGCGCTGA